A section of the Deinococcus taeanensis genome encodes:
- a CDS encoding C1 family peptidase yields MTTIRTARLLALCAALTATAHAQNTVNLQSLQVQPVQVANLNLNVLRVTPSVFQQTLQAPNVLQLNLQDLPARVQARNAEISSSLTVVRALNGAADLRADVARVTLQLPRGLTVPTQVRLRSGELKDVQLFGQETVALNVAQAEAAAPRNRAEILQSFGLSEQSPVPREFLSGDAPTTLKLNTLIRSPLLNVIVQARPPAPSQPGQELGDGFVNNPSDGACRFTPTSALFGQMRGTNVGLITTIKDQGSRGTCMAFAFVSGLESLIARRTTTRYNLSEQYAYYWMRGDDGVLGDGAGFGDYDDLIGKNRMIPTEVRWKYNPSRSRVRVPADPKQAITAFRNSCVNYLNQACSDTTAQAQLVCQSGTSNCAWKPEWEIAQNAAFNFRPTLGSEVWVSLGKLNLGNAEATRAYRRAMMRQMLDRGDQLLLMFAVDGAFDAIGANGLPNLARMGQDYRGGHGVHLVGYVNTGTQTYNVNIGGLVNAKMTLPTGYFVIKNSWSCGFGDGGYAYLPDNFMDTETWGVYNLRANAVASDLAGF; encoded by the coding sequence ATGACCACCATTCGCACTGCCCGCCTGCTTGCCCTGTGCGCCGCGCTGACCGCCACTGCCCACGCTCAGAACACCGTGAACCTCCAGAGCCTGCAGGTGCAGCCCGTTCAGGTCGCGAACCTGAACCTGAATGTGCTGCGCGTGACGCCCAGCGTGTTTCAGCAGACGCTGCAGGCGCCGAATGTGCTGCAGCTGAACCTGCAGGATCTTCCGGCGCGCGTGCAGGCGCGGAATGCGGAGATCAGCAGCAGCCTGACTGTGGTGCGGGCCCTGAACGGCGCCGCGGACCTGCGGGCGGACGTGGCGCGCGTGACCCTGCAACTGCCGCGCGGCCTGACGGTGCCCACGCAGGTCCGGCTGCGCAGCGGGGAGCTCAAGGACGTGCAGCTGTTTGGGCAGGAGACCGTGGCGTTGAACGTCGCGCAGGCTGAAGCGGCTGCACCCCGGAACCGCGCGGAGATTCTGCAGTCCTTCGGGCTGAGCGAGCAGAGCCCGGTGCCGCGCGAGTTCCTGTCCGGCGACGCGCCGACCACCCTGAAGTTGAACACGCTGATCCGCTCGCCGCTGCTGAACGTGATCGTGCAGGCCCGGCCGCCCGCGCCGTCTCAGCCTGGTCAGGAGCTCGGCGACGGCTTCGTGAACAACCCGTCCGACGGCGCGTGCCGCTTCACGCCCACGAGTGCGCTGTTCGGGCAGATGCGCGGCACGAACGTCGGCCTGATCACCACGATCAAGGACCAGGGGAGCCGCGGCACCTGCATGGCGTTCGCGTTCGTGTCCGGTCTGGAGAGCCTGATCGCGCGGCGCACCACCACGCGCTACAACCTGTCCGAACAGTACGCGTACTACTGGATGCGTGGCGATGACGGCGTGCTGGGGGACGGTGCGGGTTTCGGAGATTACGATGACCTGATCGGGAAGAACCGCATGATTCCCACCGAGGTCCGTTGGAAGTACAACCCGTCACGCAGCCGCGTGCGCGTGCCGGCCGATCCCAAGCAGGCCATCACGGCTTTCAGGAACTCCTGCGTGAATTACCTGAACCAGGCGTGCAGTGATACGACCGCGCAGGCGCAGCTGGTGTGCCAGAGCGGCACGAGCAACTGCGCCTGGAAGCCCGAGTGGGAGATCGCGCAGAACGCGGCGTTCAACTTCCGGCCCACGCTGGGCAGCGAGGTGTGGGTGTCGCTGGGCAAACTGAACCTGGGCAACGCCGAGGCCACGCGCGCCTACCGCCGCGCCATGATGCGCCAGATGCTTGACCGAGGAGACCAGCTGCTGCTGATGTTCGCCGTGGACGGCGCCTTCGACGCGATCGGCGCCAATGGTCTGCCGAACCTGGCCCGCATGGGGCAGGATTACCGCGGGGGGCACGGCGTGCACCTTGTGGGGTACGTGAACACCGGCACGCAGACGTACAACGTGAACATCGGCGGGCTGGTGAACGCCAAGATGACGCTGCCCACCGGGTATTTCGTGATCAAGAACTCCTGGAGCTGCGGGTTCGGGGACGGCGGGTACGCCTACCTGCCAGACAACTTCATGGATACGGAAACGTGGGGCGTGTACAACCTGCGGGCGAACGCGGTCGCGTCGGACCTCGCGGGCTTCTGA
- the glmS gene encoding glutamine--fructose-6-phosphate transaminase (isomerizing): MCGIVGYIGPRQAQDVLISGLAKLEYRGYDSAGIAVCGEGLIEVKKKAGKLANLNTLLDGAPLTGTLGIGHTRWATHGLPNDTNAHPHATEDGRIVIIHNGIIENYLALKEGLMSRGHTFKSETDSEVLAHLIEEAYSGNLEEAVRAALAQVRGAYGIVVTHVDHREIVAARTVSPLVMGVGEGEMFLASDVPALLAYTRNMVFLHDGDMVVLNDDGYRVMNLQGETQTRPVEHIEWDAEAAEKGGYDTYMLKEIYEQPQALTNTLIGRLHDETGEVNLDINLDPGSFKRISIIACGTAFYAGLVGEYLIEQLARIPVEVDVASEYRYRDPLVSEQTLAIVVSQSGETIDTLEALREAKKFGARTLGVINAKGSSMTRELDDTLYIHAGPEIGVASTKAYTSMVSAFLMLALWLGRARGTLSEEQGAELLRAARELPRLVEEALNPERVQRIREVAEKYAHARDYLFLGRGVNSPTAYEGALKLKEISYIHAEAYAAGEMKHGPIALIDEKMPVAVIATESRLLEKTISNVQEVRARAGKVILFLSDGDTENARHGDDVIYVPRAHEMVSPVVNAIAMQLLAYFTATALGKDVDKPRNLAKSVTVE; this comes from the coding sequence ATGTGCGGAATCGTTGGTTATATCGGCCCCCGGCAGGCGCAGGACGTCCTGATTTCCGGCCTCGCGAAACTCGAGTACCGCGGCTATGACAGCGCCGGCATCGCCGTGTGCGGCGAGGGCCTGATCGAGGTCAAGAAAAAGGCCGGCAAGCTCGCCAACCTCAACACCCTTCTTGACGGCGCGCCCCTGACCGGCACGCTGGGCATCGGTCACACCCGCTGGGCCACGCACGGCCTGCCGAACGACACCAACGCCCACCCTCACGCCACCGAGGACGGCCGGATCGTCATCATTCACAACGGCATCATCGAGAATTACCTCGCGCTGAAAGAAGGCCTGATGAGCCGCGGTCACACCTTCAAGAGCGAAACGGACAGCGAGGTCCTCGCGCACCTGATCGAGGAAGCCTACAGCGGCAACCTGGAAGAAGCGGTGCGCGCCGCCCTGGCGCAGGTGCGCGGCGCCTACGGCATCGTGGTCACGCATGTGGACCACCGGGAAATCGTGGCCGCCCGCACCGTCAGCCCGCTGGTCATGGGCGTCGGCGAAGGGGAAATGTTCCTCGCAAGTGACGTTCCGGCCCTGCTGGCCTACACCCGCAACATGGTGTTCCTGCACGACGGCGATATGGTCGTCCTGAACGACGACGGCTACCGCGTCATGAACCTGCAGGGCGAAACGCAGACCCGTCCCGTGGAGCACATCGAGTGGGACGCCGAGGCCGCTGAGAAAGGCGGGTACGACACGTACATGCTCAAGGAGATCTACGAGCAGCCGCAGGCCCTCACGAACACCCTGATCGGCCGCCTGCACGACGAAACCGGCGAGGTCAACCTCGACATCAACCTTGATCCCGGCTCCTTCAAACGCATCTCGATCATTGCGTGCGGCACCGCCTTCTACGCCGGGCTGGTCGGCGAGTACCTGATCGAGCAGCTGGCCCGCATTCCCGTCGAGGTGGATGTCGCCAGCGAGTACCGCTACCGCGACCCCCTGGTCAGCGAGCAGACCCTGGCGATCGTGGTCTCCCAGAGCGGCGAGACCATCGACACGCTCGAAGCGCTGCGCGAGGCGAAGAAGTTCGGCGCGCGGACCCTGGGGGTCATCAACGCCAAGGGCAGCTCCATGACCCGCGAACTGGACGACACCCTCTACATTCACGCCGGGCCTGAAATCGGGGTGGCCAGCACCAAGGCGTACACCAGCATGGTGAGCGCGTTCCTGATGCTGGCCCTGTGGCTGGGCCGCGCGCGCGGCACCCTCAGCGAGGAGCAGGGCGCTGAACTGCTGCGCGCCGCGCGGGAACTGCCCCGCCTGGTCGAGGAGGCCCTGAACCCCGAACGTGTGCAGCGCATCAGGGAAGTGGCCGAGAAGTACGCGCACGCCCGCGATTACCTGTTCCTGGGCCGCGGCGTGAACAGCCCCACCGCGTACGAGGGCGCCCTGAAACTCAAGGAGATCAGCTACATCCACGCCGAGGCGTACGCCGCCGGCGAGATGAAGCACGGCCCGATCGCCCTGATCGACGAGAAGATGCCCGTCGCGGTTATCGCCACCGAAAGCCGCCTGCTGGAAAAGACCATCAGCAACGTGCAGGAAGTCCGCGCCCGCGCCGGGAAGGTCATCCTGTTCCTCAGTGACGGCGACACCGAGAACGCCCGCCACGGTGACGACGTGATCTACGTTCCCCGCGCGCACGAGATGGTCAGCCCCGTCGTGAACGCCATCGCCATGCAGCTCCTGGCGTACTTCACCGCCACCGCGCTCGGCAAGGACGTGGACAAACCCCGCAACCTGGCCAAGAGCGTCACCGTCGAGTAA
- a CDS encoding FmdB family zinc ribbon protein yields MPTYLYKNLETGEVYELQQSMRDDPYTAHPETGVPIKRVLARPGIAFKGSGFYVTDSRPKSGGTE; encoded by the coding sequence ATGCCCACGTACCTGTACAAGAACCTGGAAACCGGCGAAGTCTACGAACTGCAGCAGAGCATGCGCGACGACCCCTACACGGCCCACCCTGAGACCGGCGTCCCCATCAAGCGCGTCCTGGCGCGGCCCGGCATTGCTTTCAAGGGAAGTGGCTTCTACGTCACCGATTCGAGGCCCAAAAGCGGCGGCACCGAGTGA
- a CDS encoding S1C family serine protease — MNAARALVAAALLSGAVTGAYVTGRVTAQRTLVTPDEINTVEVTQKALQAVVRVDNRLQRERLQPGDDPIETGTGFFYKKDLIVTNYHVVQFQESLTVTLYNGRRIPARLEGVDPGIDIAILRVTGVTAPATLSFGSSARLIPGQKLLTIGTPLRIPNFVGTGVFSVAVSARDIPRSDGFANEVGQYIATTANIQQGNSGGPLLDSRGLVVGVADASAAPNGLVPGIIGIAVPGDLVKQSLDDLEKIGVPQRGTLGVTLVDLDSLDPALRQLAGLSSSEGALVDQVPAGTAAARAGLRGSLRNSKDQLLAPLGDIIVAVDGQRVRDSFDVIRLVAAKRPGQTVTLDVWRNKKRVAVKVTLLKRTLQ, encoded by the coding sequence GTGAACGCGGCGCGCGCCCTGGTGGCCGCGGCGCTTCTCAGCGGCGCGGTCACCGGTGCGTACGTCACGGGGCGCGTGACCGCGCAGCGAACCCTGGTCACCCCGGACGAAATCAATACGGTCGAGGTCACCCAGAAGGCCTTGCAGGCGGTGGTCCGTGTCGACAACCGCCTGCAGCGCGAGCGGCTTCAGCCTGGGGATGACCCCATCGAAACGGGCACCGGGTTCTTCTACAAAAAGGACCTGATTGTCACGAACTACCACGTGGTGCAGTTCCAGGAATCCCTGACCGTCACGCTGTACAACGGCCGGCGCATTCCGGCCCGCCTGGAAGGCGTGGACCCTGGAATTGACATTGCGATTCTGCGGGTCACGGGGGTCACAGCGCCCGCCACGCTGAGTTTCGGGTCCAGTGCCCGCCTGATTCCCGGACAGAAACTGCTGACCATCGGCACCCCCCTGCGCATTCCGAACTTCGTGGGGACCGGGGTGTTCAGCGTGGCGGTCAGTGCACGCGACATTCCCCGCTCGGACGGTTTTGCCAACGAGGTCGGGCAGTACATTGCCACCACCGCAAACATCCAGCAGGGCAACAGCGGCGGACCACTCCTGGACTCGCGGGGCCTGGTGGTGGGGGTCGCCGACGCCAGCGCCGCGCCGAACGGCCTGGTTCCGGGCATCATTGGCATTGCGGTGCCGGGCGACCTGGTCAAGCAGAGCCTGGATGACCTGGAGAAGATCGGGGTTCCGCAGCGCGGCACGCTGGGCGTGACGCTGGTGGATCTGGACAGCCTGGACCCGGCCCTGCGGCAGCTGGCAGGCCTGAGCAGTTCCGAAGGCGCGCTGGTGGATCAGGTGCCGGCCGGCACGGCCGCGGCCCGCGCCGGGCTGCGCGGCAGCCTGCGCAACAGCAAAGACCAGCTGCTTGCGCCGCTGGGTGACATCATCGTGGCGGTGGACGGGCAGCGGGTGCGGGATTCGTTCGACGTGATCCGGCTGGTGGCCGCCAAGCGGCCCGGGCAGACGGTGACGCTGGACGTGTGGCGCAACAAGAAACGCGTGGCGGTCAAGGTCACGCTGCTGAAACGCACCCTGCAGTAG
- a CDS encoding deoxynucleoside kinase, with the protein MYVVVEGPIGVGKTSLAGRLAAHYSAELNLEIVEENPFLAKFYRQPDAYAFQVQAFFLLSRFKQLSALWQPGLYRDSVVSDYLFDKDFIFAAMNLRDAEFELYQDLYAHLSPRLPTPDLVVYLRADTDELLRRIAKRGRPFEQDMQAAYLAELTARYDEYFRTYPHPHLIVDAAGIDFVGNPDDEQMLLTRVDQALRAGQAAD; encoded by the coding sequence ATGTACGTCGTCGTCGAAGGGCCCATCGGGGTCGGAAAAACAAGCCTCGCCGGGCGCCTCGCCGCCCACTACAGCGCCGAGCTGAACCTGGAGATCGTCGAGGAGAACCCCTTCCTGGCCAAGTTCTACCGGCAGCCCGACGCGTACGCCTTCCAGGTGCAGGCCTTTTTCCTGCTGTCACGGTTCAAGCAGCTCTCGGCGCTGTGGCAGCCCGGTCTGTACCGCGACTCGGTGGTGAGCGACTACCTGTTCGACAAGGACTTCATCTTCGCGGCCATGAACCTGCGCGACGCGGAATTCGAGCTGTACCAGGACCTCTACGCGCATCTCTCGCCGCGCCTGCCGACCCCGGACCTCGTGGTGTACCTGCGCGCCGACACGGATGAACTGCTGCGCCGCATCGCCAAACGCGGCCGGCCCTTCGAGCAGGACATGCAGGCCGCGTACCTCGCTGAGCTGACCGCCCGGTACGACGAGTACTTCCGCACGTACCCTCACCCGCACCTGATTGTCGACGCGGCCGGCATTGACTTCGTGGGCAACCCCGACGACGAGCAGATGCTCCTGACCCGCGTGGACCAGGCCCTGCGCGCCGGTCAGGCGGCCGACTGA
- a CDS encoding deoxynucleoside kinase, with amino-acid sequence MYLAVSGNIGSGKSTLTRMLASRYGLRPVYEPYADNPYLEDFYRDMRRYSFHSQVYFLSRRLEQHLNLVTGARYVIQDRTVFEDANIFARNLFESGHMEQRDWATYCGLYEGVLPALRVPDLLIHIDASLPTLKKRIAQRGRAYEQDIPEAYLGGLNRLYDTWVEGFDACPVVRVPGDQLDFVADPQAFEWVCQRVQSYGFGLPLLR; translated from the coding sequence ATGTACCTCGCCGTTTCCGGCAACATCGGCAGTGGCAAAAGCACCCTGACGCGCATGCTCGCCAGCCGGTACGGTTTGCGGCCCGTGTATGAACCGTACGCCGACAATCCGTACCTGGAAGACTTCTACCGCGACATGCGCCGCTACTCCTTTCACTCGCAGGTGTACTTCCTGTCCCGGCGGCTGGAGCAGCACCTGAACCTCGTGACCGGCGCCCGCTACGTCATTCAGGACCGCACGGTGTTCGAGGACGCGAACATCTTCGCGCGCAACCTGTTCGAGAGCGGGCACATGGAGCAGCGGGACTGGGCGACGTACTGCGGCCTGTACGAGGGGGTCCTGCCGGCCCTGCGCGTCCCGGACCTGCTGATCCACATTGACGCGAGCCTGCCCACCCTGAAAAAACGCATCGCGCAGCGTGGCCGCGCCTACGAGCAGGACATCCCCGAAGCGTACCTGGGCGGCCTGAACCGCCTGTACGACACCTGGGTCGAGGGCTTCGACGCCTGCCCGGTCGTGCGGGTGCCCGGAGACCAGCTGGACTTCGTGGCAGACCCGCAGGCGTTCGAATGGGTGTGCCAGCGCGTGCAGTCCTACGGGTTCGGGTTGCCGCTGCTGCGCTGA
- a CDS encoding UDP-N-acetylmuramoyl-L-alanyl-D-glutamate--2,6-diaminopimelate ligase encodes MRLSELAAHLNAPAPTPDLEVQGVTHNAAWVQPGFAFVAIRGARFDGHSFLEQVAGAGAVAVIGEGLPEGTVSALPYLRVASARGALADAAAALAGHPSRQLRMVGVTGTDGKTTTSWLTRHLLRAANFRTGLLSTAGYELPDGALRHFPAHFTTPEAPQVQATLADMVAAGADAAVLEASSHALALDRVRGVAWDVAVWTHLTSEHLDFHGTLENYFADKRRLVERAPFAVLNVDDPWTAQLRGVAPAETTYSAEGQHADWRAGSIEERSTGLHFHVVSPLGEFDAHLPMIGRFNVANALAAMAAAAHLGASWPQLVAGLASFRGVPGRMELVPDPLGRRVVVDFAHTPPSLEKALATLRTTTSGRLIVLLGSAGGPRDPGKRAPLGEVATRLADHAIFTEEDCRDTPLADILDAMEHGARGAGRDNFTRVPDRRDAIRRAIGLARPGDTVLLAGKGPEDTLERAHEVVPWNEVQEALDALQLN; translated from the coding sequence ATGCGTCTGTCCGAGCTGGCCGCCCACCTGAACGCCCCTGCGCCCACCCCCGACCTGGAGGTGCAGGGCGTGACGCACAACGCCGCCTGGGTGCAGCCGGGGTTCGCGTTCGTGGCGATCCGCGGAGCGCGCTTCGACGGGCACAGCTTCCTGGAACAGGTGGCCGGGGCGGGCGCCGTGGCCGTGATTGGTGAGGGCCTGCCTGAGGGGACCGTCAGTGCCCTGCCGTACCTGCGGGTTGCCTCGGCGCGCGGCGCGCTCGCCGACGCGGCCGCCGCCCTGGCCGGGCACCCCAGCCGGCAGTTGCGCATGGTGGGCGTCACCGGCACCGACGGCAAAACCACCACCAGCTGGCTCACGCGGCACCTGCTGCGCGCCGCGAACTTCCGCACCGGGCTGCTCAGCACCGCCGGGTACGAACTGCCGGACGGCGCGCTCCGGCACTTCCCGGCGCATTTCACGACCCCGGAGGCGCCGCAGGTGCAGGCCACCCTGGCCGACATGGTCGCCGCGGGCGCCGACGCAGCCGTGCTGGAAGCGAGCAGTCACGCCCTGGCGCTTGACCGGGTGCGCGGCGTGGCCTGGGACGTGGCCGTCTGGACGCACCTGACCAGCGAACACCTGGATTTTCACGGCACGCTGGAGAACTACTTCGCGGACAAACGCCGCCTCGTGGAACGCGCTCCGTTCGCCGTGCTGAACGTGGATGACCCCTGGACTGCGCAGCTGCGCGGCGTGGCGCCCGCCGAAACCACGTACTCCGCCGAGGGACAGCACGCCGACTGGCGCGCCGGGAGCATTGAGGAGCGCAGCACCGGGCTGCACTTTCACGTGGTGAGCCCGCTGGGGGAATTCGACGCGCACCTGCCCATGATCGGCCGCTTCAACGTGGCGAACGCCCTGGCCGCCATGGCCGCCGCCGCACACCTGGGCGCCAGCTGGCCGCAGCTCGTCGCAGGTCTCGCCAGTTTCCGCGGTGTTCCTGGCCGCATGGAACTCGTGCCTGACCCGCTGGGCCGGCGCGTGGTGGTGGATTTCGCGCACACCCCGCCCAGCCTCGAAAAGGCCCTGGCAACGCTGCGTACCACCACGTCCGGCCGGCTGATCGTGCTGCTCGGCTCGGCGGGCGGGCCCCGTGACCCCGGCAAACGCGCGCCGCTGGGTGAGGTGGCCACGCGCCTCGCCGACCACGCCATCTTCACTGAGGAGGACTGCCGCGACACGCCGCTGGCAGACATTCTGGACGCGATGGAACACGGCGCGCGGGGGGCCGGACGCGACAACTTCACGCGCGTGCCTGACCGCCGGGACGCGATCCGCCGCGCCATCGGCCTCGCCCGGCCGGGTGACACGGTCCTGCTGGCCGGGAAAGGTCCCGAGGACACCCTGGAACGTGCGCACGAGGTCGTGCCCTGGAACGAGGTTCAGGAGGCCCTGGACGCCCTGCAACTGAACTGA
- a CDS encoding DUF3160 domain-containing protein — protein sequence MTLGLPGTALAAPTAYTLPVDLARMKAPLVTGSRDLGLPGLNAAQRAALSRNGFVITPARWLHFDAAYEATRYANQPAFVTTDSMLHVYHLVFDKLLRDLERDSLAPAVRRLTALLVRDSQRQLAALRGTPLEADARRALAYLAVAQRLAEPTAAPPAEVAALVQAELKLIDAHSGVAVSPIFQASELREDYSQYVPRGHYTRSEALRRYFRSMMWLGRMNLRVQSDSETRVAGLLTSLLSTNPEARTLWARVYDPTALLVGRSDDLNHRQYAEALQAAADGQVRRLADPATLKVFQARLRTLPPPQVNSAVVTARPGEGRAARDAGTLGFRLMGQRFTLDGAAFQRLVYREVGTQDQPRLLPRGLDLMAALGSDAALNELRRAGQTRYLNYETNMAKLRTSFAALSPTDWTTSVYSGWLYALQALADPDVRDARSPAFMRTPAWTRKELLTALGSWTELRHDTILYAKQTMAEMGAGEPPEPPRGYVEPNGALWTRLLTLEALTRRVLKGQGVLSERTAQNLDELRSMLTFLNAATTKELAGTPLTRDEYDRLHYYGGWLEQMKMASADPQDGENASEFDENDMAAVVADVATAQDQVLEEGTGFIHELYAVVPDGRGGLQVARGGVYSQYEFTVAASERLTDEAWRARLRQGQVPPAHPWLDGVLVK from the coding sequence GTGACACTGGGTCTGCCCGGAACCGCCCTGGCCGCCCCCACCGCGTACACCCTTCCGGTTGATCTGGCCCGCATGAAGGCCCCCCTGGTGACCGGCAGCCGGGACCTCGGGCTGCCGGGCCTGAACGCCGCGCAGCGCGCCGCCCTGTCACGCAACGGGTTCGTGATCACCCCCGCGCGCTGGCTGCATTTCGACGCGGCGTACGAGGCGACCCGGTACGCGAACCAGCCGGCGTTCGTGACCACCGACTCCATGCTGCACGTGTACCACCTGGTGTTCGACAAGCTCCTGCGCGACCTGGAACGCGATTCGCTCGCGCCGGCCGTGCGGCGTCTGACCGCGCTGCTCGTCCGCGACTCCCAGCGTCAGCTCGCGGCCCTCCGGGGCACGCCCCTGGAAGCCGACGCCCGGCGGGCGCTGGCCTACCTCGCCGTGGCGCAGCGCCTCGCAGAGCCTACCGCGGCCCCGCCAGCCGAGGTGGCGGCGCTCGTGCAGGCCGAACTGAAACTGATTGACGCGCACTCCGGCGTGGCCGTCTCCCCGATCTTCCAGGCGAGCGAGCTGCGCGAGGATTACTCGCAGTACGTGCCGCGTGGCCATTACACCCGCAGCGAGGCGCTCAGGCGCTACTTCCGCAGCATGATGTGGCTGGGCCGCATGAACCTGCGCGTGCAGAGTGACAGTGAAACGCGCGTGGCGGGCCTCCTCACCTCTCTGCTCAGCACCAACCCCGAAGCCCGGACCCTCTGGGCGCGCGTGTACGATCCGACCGCGCTGCTCGTCGGGCGCAGTGACGACCTGAACCACCGGCAGTACGCCGAGGCGCTGCAGGCCGCGGCGGACGGGCAGGTGCGCCGCCTCGCGGACCCCGCCACGCTGAAGGTCTTTCAGGCGAGGCTGCGCACCCTGCCGCCTCCACAGGTGAACAGCGCAGTCGTGACGGCCCGGCCTGGCGAGGGCCGCGCGGCGCGGGACGCCGGAACACTCGGGTTCCGCCTGATGGGGCAGCGATTCACACTGGACGGCGCGGCCTTCCAGCGCCTCGTGTACCGTGAGGTCGGCACGCAGGATCAGCCGCGCCTACTGCCCCGCGGCCTGGACCTGATGGCCGCGCTGGGCAGCGACGCCGCCCTGAACGAACTGCGCCGGGCCGGGCAGACCCGGTACCTGAACTACGAGACGAACATGGCCAAGCTCCGCACCAGCTTCGCCGCGCTGAGCCCCACCGACTGGACCACCAGCGTGTATAGCGGCTGGCTGTACGCCCTGCAGGCCCTGGCGGACCCGGACGTCCGGGACGCGCGCTCCCCGGCGTTCATGCGCACGCCTGCCTGGACCCGCAAGGAACTCCTGACCGCTCTGGGGTCCTGGACGGAACTGCGGCACGACACCATCCTGTACGCCAAGCAGACCATGGCCGAGATGGGCGCCGGGGAACCCCCGGAACCGCCCCGCGGGTACGTGGAACCCAACGGGGCCCTCTGGACGCGCCTGCTGACCCTGGAAGCCCTGACCCGCCGCGTCCTGAAAGGTCAGGGCGTGCTGTCCGAACGCACCGCGCAGAACCTGGACGAACTGCGCAGCATGCTCACCTTCCTGAACGCCGCCACCACGAAGGAGCTCGCGGGCACCCCACTCACCCGGGATGAGTACGACCGCCTGCACTACTACGGCGGCTGGCTGGAACAGATGAAGATGGCCAGTGCTGACCCCCAGGACGGCGAGAACGCCAGCGAGTTCGACGAGAACGACATGGCTGCCGTCGTCGCGGACGTCGCCACCGCTCAGGATCAGGTGCTGGAGGAAGGCACCGGGTTCATTCACGAGCTGTACGCCGTGGTGCCCGATGGCCGGGGCGGCCTGCAGGTCGCGCGGGGCGGCGTGTACTCCCAGTACGAGTTCACCGTGGCTGCCAGTGAACGCCTGACCGACGAAGCGTGGCGTGCCCGGCTCCGCCAGGGTCAGGTTCCGCCCGCGCACCCGTGGCTGGACGGCGTGCTGGTGAAGTGA
- a CDS encoding CapA family protein → MKRLLLLPLAALLAAGGRASPPPVIAVAGDLSLARGVAGAHRGAWTGTLRAVQAALNADARAANLESPLTDRPRVTGGLDLRAPPGAAAALRPFTHLGVENNHARDAGPAGQRQTRQALRAAGLTPVTRSATFTRVAGRTVAWIAFLDDGGPLPLPAVRAAAHRAPTVVVLAHWGEEYGLTTARQRQQARALVTAGAALIAGSGPHVLQGHEVLPGPRGPALVLYSLGNLLFDQPYPAAQLGAVVRVPLLNPPGACAVPTLTRAARVTLARGEARRVALTRLNLPACPGSP, encoded by the coding sequence GTGAAACGCCTGCTGCTGCTGCCGCTGGCGGCCCTGCTCGCCGCTGGCGGGCGGGCCTCGCCGCCCCCGGTGATCGCCGTGGCCGGCGACCTCAGCCTCGCGCGGGGCGTGGCCGGCGCCCACCGCGGCGCCTGGACCGGCACACTGCGCGCCGTGCAGGCGGCCCTGAACGCCGACGCCCGCGCCGCGAACCTGGAATCCCCGCTGACCGACCGGCCGCGCGTTACAGGCGGCCTGGACCTGCGCGCTCCACCCGGCGCCGCCGCCGCGCTGCGGCCCTTCACGCACCTGGGCGTGGAGAACAACCACGCCCGGGACGCCGGCCCCGCGGGCCAGCGGCAGACCCGGCAGGCCCTGAGGGCGGCGGGCCTCACCCCCGTGACCCGGAGCGCCACCTTCACGCGCGTCGCCGGCCGCACGGTCGCGTGGATCGCGTTCCTGGACGACGGCGGCCCCCTGCCCCTCCCGGCGGTCCGCGCCGCGGCCCACCGCGCGCCGACCGTGGTGGTCCTGGCCCACTGGGGCGAGGAGTACGGCCTGACGACCGCCCGGCAGCGTCAGCAGGCGCGCGCGCTGGTGACGGCCGGAGCGGCCCTGATTGCCGGCAGTGGCCCGCACGTTCTTCAGGGCCATGAGGTCCTGCCCGGTCCACGCGGCCCGGCGCTCGTGCTGTACAGCCTGGGTAACCTGCTGTTCGACCAGCCGTACCCGGCCGCGCAGCTCGGCGCGGTGGTGCGCGTTCCCCTCCTGAACCCGCCCGGCGCGTGTGCCGTGCCGACCCTCACCCGCGCCGCCCGCGTCACCCTGGCCCGCGGCGAAGCGCGCCGCGTGGCCCTGACCCGGCTGAACCTCCCCGCCTGCCCGGGAAGCCCATGA